Below is a window of Desmonostoc muscorum LEGE 12446 DNA.
AGCCGCCAAAAAGGAAAAAGCCCCATCTGTTGAAGATAAACCATTTGTACAGTTTATTGAGCAAGACTACTTGCCAGCTTTACAAAAAGCGATCGCTCAACAAGGTGTGCAAGATTTACAAGTGGCTTTTGCCAAGCAAAAAGTGCCAATCAAGGGTTTTGAATCCGCTGAAGAATCCTGGCAAGTTGTCGGCAGTTGGCAAAACGGGGCGTACAATTTTAATCTGTATTTCCCTGAAGAAGATATTCAAGGGAAAAAAGGTTTTTCTTGTAATGAAGGCAAAAAACCCAGCACCCTTGAGTCATTCTTAATCGATGAACGCAAAACTACACTAGACCTATTGGTATTTGGTCTAGTGCAGCGTTTAGACGGTCAAAAGTGGCTAGGTAGAAATTAATCAATCAATTTTGGATTTTAGATTTTAGATTTTAGATTTTTATTTCAATCCAAAATCCAAAATCCAAAATCTAAAATGAACAATTAAAGTTCATGGAAATGATAGACAACGGCTCCAGTAATGGGGTCGTTATCAATTTTTACATACCCCGATTTATACATCTCTTTAAGAGTATTTTCTACTTCAGCAAAGCTAGCTCCCGTGCCTTTCACCCCTTGAGTCACGGTGAGAGTACCACCCTTGCTTTCCGCCACTTCAATGAGTTTAATCATCAGTTGATTACCGGTTGGGCGGTGAACTTGAGAGGCGATCGCCGCAGGTTGATTTAAAGGTACACCAAACGGGGATACACCTGCTTTTAGTCTCAGGTTGCTTTCGTATTCGTCAACCATACCGGGGATAAGAAGCAAATCCACGGCCTGTCCGATATAAAACAAACCAAAAGTACACAGCCATAACAATCCCGTCCCGATCTTGCCATTGTATAAGCGGTGTAGCCCCCCCAAGCCAAAAAATCCGACTCCACACAAGATGTAAGAGACAAGAAGTCGGTCTTTATGCTGATTATTTTCAGGATTCATCTTGTTGTCAACCCTTTGGATTTGCTTTTGTTGTCTAAAATGGTTCTCCCATACTGATTTGAGACCAGTATGGACAGCTAGGCTCATGTCTTGCGCCAGTTATTTGATGACAATTTTTGTAGGTTGGCACTGCTGAGTATCTGCTTAAACCCTGATTTTTCTGTTGTGGAGAGTGCCTTGTCTACAGTTATTAATAGTGGTGCAAGTTCTGGAGTAGAGTCATTACAAGTATTTACTAATCGTGCCAGTCATGGATTATTAATTTTAAGATGAGCAACTTATTGATCAGACCGCTTTACTTATTGTAGTCAGAACCACGGAAAATTACTGTGATAGTACTAAGGGACTGGGGACTGGGGACTGGGGACTGGGGACTGGGGACTGGGGACTGGGGACTGGGGACTGGGGACTGAGTATTTCCCTTGCCTTCCCATCCACCTCATCTCCCTCATCTCCCTCATCCCCCTCATCCCCCTCATCCCCAATCCCCAATCCCTAATCCCCAGTCCCCAATGCCTTTTTGTTGCAACTCTTAATGTTTTGCTTACTTTTTTCTCACCCGCAGCTTGGTAGACTGAACTTTATACAAATGAATTATTTGTCGGCTGTCGAGCGTTGCCAGAGCATTATCCTTGGCTTTCTGGTGTACTCAAGATAATAAAGACACTCATTGCAATCAAGACATGGTAGATTCCCTCAAAAAACCAGGCTTTGAAGAAATACGGCCAGGAATTAAAATCCCGGCAAAAGAAACCCTGTTAACACCTCGGTTTTATACTACCGATTTTGATGAAATGGCGCGGATGGATATCTCCGTCAACGAAGACGAGTTAAGAGCCATTCTCGACGAGTTTCGCGCTGACTACAACCGCCATCACTTCGTTCGGGATGCCGAGTTTGAACAATCCTGGGATCATATTGACGGAGAAACTCGCCGGTTGTTCGTTGAATTTCTAGAACGTTCCTGTACGGCGGAGTTTTCCGGATTTTTGCTGTACAAAGAACTCGGTCGTCGCTTGAAAGACAAAAGCCCCGTCTTAGCAGAATGCTTTAACCTGATGTCACGGGATGAAGCACGTCACGCTGGCTTTTTGAATAAAGCTATGTCTGACTTTAATCTGTCCCTAGATTTAGGGTTTTTGACTAAGAGCCGCAATTATACCTTCTTTAAACCGAAATTTATCTTCTACGCTACTTATCTTTCTGAGAAGATTGGTTATTGGCGCTATATCACCATTTATCGCCATTTAGAAGCACATCCCGAAGACCGGATTTATCCGATTTTCCGGTTCTTTGAAAACTGGTGTCAAGATGAAAACCGTCATGGTGATTTCTTCGATGCGGTGATGAAATCCCAACCGCAAATGTTGAATGATTGGAAGGCACGGCTATGGAGTCGGTTCTTCTTGTTGTCGGTGTTTGTAACAATGTATCTCAATGACATCCAACGCAAGGACTTTTATGCAACCCTTGGGCTGGATGCGCGAGAATACGACATCCATGTAATTAAGAAGACCAACGAAACCGCAGGTAGAGTCTTCCCGCTGATGCTGGATGTGGAAAATCCAGAGTTTTATGGAC
It encodes the following:
- the acsF gene encoding magnesium-protoporphyrin IX monomethyl ester (oxidative) cyclase; amino-acid sequence: MVDSLKKPGFEEIRPGIKIPAKETLLTPRFYTTDFDEMARMDISVNEDELRAILDEFRADYNRHHFVRDAEFEQSWDHIDGETRRLFVEFLERSCTAEFSGFLLYKELGRRLKDKSPVLAECFNLMSRDEARHAGFLNKAMSDFNLSLDLGFLTKSRNYTFFKPKFIFYATYLSEKIGYWRYITIYRHLEAHPEDRIYPIFRFFENWCQDENRHGDFFDAVMKSQPQMLNDWKARLWSRFFLLSVFVTMYLNDIQRKDFYATLGLDAREYDIHVIKKTNETAGRVFPLMLDVENPEFYGRLDTCISNNEKLSAIANSNTPKFLQFFQKLPLYISNGWQLLKLYLMKPIDAASAQGAVR
- a CDS encoding DUF2996 domain-containing protein, translating into MAEEPNHNETGEVAPSTVDKQAPSVAEENAPSTNSPEATDIPTANTPDPKPAAASTKREKPAAATAEEKPAAAKAAKKEKAPSVEDKPFVQFIEQDYLPALQKAIAQQGVQDLQVAFAKQKVPIKGFESAEESWQVVGSWQNGAYNFNLYFPEEDIQGKKGFSCNEGKKPSTLESFLIDERKTTLDLLVFGLVQRLDGQKWLGRN
- a CDS encoding TM2 domain-containing protein, with translation MNPENNQHKDRLLVSYILCGVGFFGLGGLHRLYNGKIGTGLLWLCTFGLFYIGQAVDLLLIPGMVDEYESNLRLKAGVSPFGVPLNQPAAIASQVHRPTGNQLMIKLIEVAESKGGTLTVTQGVKGTGASFAEVENTLKEMYKSGYVKIDNDPITGAVVYHFHEL